In one window of Harpia harpyja isolate bHarHar1 chromosome 11, bHarHar1 primary haplotype, whole genome shotgun sequence DNA:
- the LOC128148544 gene encoding pancreatic alpha-amylase-like: MGIYFLLLIVGVCWAQYDPNTQAGRTSIVHLFEWRWVDIALECERYLAPNGFGGVQISPPNENVIVTDPWQPWWERYQPISYKLCSRSGNETEFRDMVTRCNNVGVHIYVDAVINHMCGTNAGAGDHATCGSYFNAKTEDFPAVPYSGWDFNDGKCKSRSGDIENYHDISQVRDCRLVSLLDLALEKDYVRSKVAEYMNYLIDIGVAGFRIDAAKHMWPGDVKAILEKLKDLNMKWFSAGAKPFIYQEVIDLGGEPIKGSDYFGNGRVTEFKYGAKLGTVIRKWNGEKMAYLKNWGEGWGFVPSDRALVFVDNHDNQRGHGAGGASILTFWDSRLYKMAVGFMLAHPYGFTRVMSSFRWPRSFVNGRDVNDWVGPPSNSDGSTKPVAINADTTCGNDWVCEHRWRQIKNMVIFRNVVDGQPFSNWWDNGSNQVAFGRGNKGFIVFNNDDWNMNVNVQTGLPAGTYCDVISGQKEDDRCTGKEVHVSGDGMANFQISNNAEDPFVAIHVNAKL; the protein is encoded by the exons ATGGGTAtctattttcttctgttaattgTAGGGGTTTGCTGGGCACAGTACGACCCCAATACTCAGGCTGGGAGGACGTCTATTGTACATCTCTTTGAATGGCGCTGGGTGGATATTGCTCTTGAGTGTGAACGCTATTTAGCTCCTAATGGATTTGGAGGAGTTCAG ATTTCACctccaaatgaaaatgttattgttACTGACCCCTGGCAACCATGGTGGGAAAGATACCAGCCCATCAGCTACAAGCTGTGCTCGCGATCTGGAAATGAAACTGAATTTAGAGACATGGTGACCAGGTGCAACAATGTTGGA GTACATATTTATGTGGATGCAGTAATCAACCATATGTGCGGAACTAATGCTGGTGCTGGCGACCATGCTACTTGTGGAAGCTACTTCAATGCAAAGACTGAGGATTTTCCAGCTGTGCCGTATTCTGGCTGGGACTTTAATGATGGTAAATGTAAATCTAGAAGTGGAGACATTGAGAATTATCATGATATATCTCAG GTCCGTGACTGTCGCTTGGTTAGCCTTCTTGATCTGGCCCTAGAGAAGGACTACGTACGCTCAAAAGTTGCCGAGTACATGAACTACCTCATTGATATCGGCGTAGCAGGCTTCCGAATTGATGCTGCCAAGCATATGTGGCCTGGGGATGTGAAGGCAAttttagaaaagctgaaagatCTAAATATGAAATGGTTTTCTGCAGGAGCAAAACCTTTCATTTACCAGGAG GTAATTGACTTGGGTGGAGAGCCGATCAAAGGCAGTGACTATTTTGGAAACGGCCGAGTGACAGAGTTCAAATACGGTGCAAAACTGGGAACAGTGATCCGCAAGTGGAACGGAGAGAAGATGGCCTACTTAAA GAACTGGGGAGAAGGCTGGGGCTTCGTGCCTTCCGACAGAGCCCTGGTCTTTGTGGATAATCACGACAACCAGCGGGGGCATGGGGCTGGTGGAGCTTCCATTCTAACCTTCTGGGACTCCAG GCTTTATAAAATGGCTGTTGGTTTCATGCTTGCTCACCCATATGGGTTCACACGTGTGATGTCAAGTTTTCGCTGGCCGAGATCTTTTGTGAATGGACGG GACGTCAATGACTGGGTTGGACCACCGAGTAACTCGGATGGATCAACAAAGCCTGTTGCAATCAATGCAGACACTACCTGTGGCAACGACTGGGTTTGTGAACATCGCTGGCGTCAAATAAA GAACATGGTTATCTTCCGTAACGTGGTGGACGGTCAGCCTTTCTCCAACTGGTGGGACAACGGCAGCAATCAAGTAGCTTTTGGCCGTGGTAATAAAGGCTTCATCGTTTTTAATAATGACGACTG GAATATGAATGTCAATGTGCAAACTGGACTGCCTGCTGGTACCTACTGTGATGTTATTTCTGGACAAAAGGAGGACGACAGATGCACTGGAAAAGAGGTGCATGTTTCTGGTGATGGAATGGCTAATTTCCAGATTAGTAACAATGCTGAAGATCCATTCGTTGCAATTCATGTTAATGCCAAGTTGTAA